One genomic segment of Arthrobacter sp. zg-Y1110 includes these proteins:
- a CDS encoding thioester domain-containing protein, whose amino-acid sequence MITSLGAGTRVSGGLPPLGQTWPIDAYPAGVPAGYQTENVNFAGIINTQDASGTTTAEMYCIDLRTSTRAGIGYENGSWDESNVPNIGYVNRILNNYYPSTNLPAGVNNNTRAAAVQAAIWFFTDGYVVNRQSSIYSTVASIVNATIAAGPLEEPDPPAIAITPPTTGAPVTGVAGPHTVTSEADEIEVTVDEGFSLYADADGTVPLNSPVPSGTQIWVRSDTGATGPANLTARAAVTVPTGNVYLYDAATPGVDNAQKLILAVTRELSSNATAAAAFTEVGSLTVTKTIAGPSAGSQDAVVINIDCGTGTPFTFTIDAQATGTASETFNDIPAGSTCTITEPTTGANDSVQVSTILPGAVTIVSGSTATAAVTDTYTFTPGTLVVTKTNTGEAAGAQGEVTISVVCTLDGTTVLDTTVNIPEGTITPEAAEFPDLAAGTSCTVTETADGSSEAVAVTVTGEGTVTVPPASSVTAALTNDYTFTTGTLAVRKDIAGAGAGRQGVVTLQVTCTAAGATVLNETVTVAAGTTEPTTEEFEDLPAGATCTVTETANGATTEVSVTTVVDPAGGTVTIPADGGAEVVFTDTYTVNPGALTVDKVIAGPAAREQGPITVEVVCTADGEEVVRQEITIAAGAEGTVPGTVSEIPEGASCAVTEPATGETSTVGVTVDLPEDVTIAAGETAEATVTNTYAVNPGSLTVTKVIAGNAAGNQDSVEVDVLCTLDGVTVFEEISQVPAGTTEDVGAVFSNIPAGASCAITEPVTGATAAVTVDTDLPGDVEILAGDTVDTTVTNTYAFLPGTLAVTKVITGEAAGEQGEIILQVRCGPDGSVLDETVRIPAGATGDVTAEFDGLAAGSECTVTEIASGATSAVQVVSALPAPVTIPARGTATAEVSNTFSFAAGPGPADRPAPAGYKPSRPYLPATGLEVSAGAYLALGAGLCLIGGLGIFLGRRPEEEN is encoded by the coding sequence GTGATCACCTCGCTGGGTGCCGGGACAAGGGTGTCGGGAGGGCTGCCGCCCCTGGGGCAAACCTGGCCCATTGACGCGTATCCCGCCGGTGTTCCGGCCGGGTACCAGACGGAAAACGTCAACTTTGCCGGCATCATCAATACCCAGGACGCCAGCGGCACCACCACTGCCGAGATGTACTGCATCGACCTGCGCACCTCCACGAGAGCGGGAATCGGCTACGAAAACGGCTCGTGGGATGAGTCCAACGTTCCCAACATCGGGTACGTCAACCGGATCCTGAACAATTATTATCCGAGTACGAACCTCCCCGCCGGCGTGAATAACAACACGAGGGCGGCCGCAGTGCAGGCAGCCATCTGGTTTTTCACGGACGGCTACGTGGTAAATCGGCAAAGCAGCATCTACTCCACAGTTGCGTCGATCGTGAATGCGACCATCGCAGCCGGGCCGCTGGAGGAGCCGGACCCTCCGGCGATCGCCATCACTCCGCCCACTACCGGAGCACCCGTGACCGGAGTCGCCGGACCGCACACGGTGACGTCGGAAGCGGATGAAATCGAAGTAACGGTGGACGAAGGCTTCAGCCTCTACGCCGACGCCGACGGGACCGTTCCGCTGAACAGTCCAGTTCCCAGCGGAACGCAGATCTGGGTGCGAAGCGACACGGGCGCAACGGGACCGGCAAACCTAACGGCCCGGGCCGCGGTCACCGTACCCACTGGCAACGTCTATCTCTACGACGCGGCAACGCCGGGGGTGGACAACGCCCAGAAGCTGATCCTAGCTGTCACGCGGGAGCTCAGCTCCAACGCGACGGCGGCCGCAGCCTTCACCGAGGTGGGCTCCCTTACCGTCACGAAGACGATTGCCGGACCGTCCGCCGGCAGCCAGGACGCCGTCGTTATCAATATCGACTGCGGCACCGGGACCCCGTTCACCTTCACCATCGACGCGCAGGCCACCGGGACAGCGTCCGAGACGTTCAACGACATTCCCGCGGGTTCCACCTGCACCATCACCGAACCGACCACCGGAGCCAATGACAGCGTCCAGGTGAGCACTATCCTGCCCGGCGCCGTCACGATCGTGTCCGGCAGCACTGCGACGGCGGCGGTCACGGACACCTATACCTTTACGCCGGGAACGCTGGTGGTAACCAAGACCAATACCGGGGAGGCTGCCGGCGCCCAAGGCGAGGTGACCATCTCCGTCGTCTGCACCCTGGACGGGACCACCGTGCTGGACACCACGGTAAACATTCCGGAGGGAACCATTACCCCCGAGGCGGCCGAATTCCCCGACCTTGCCGCCGGCACCAGCTGCACCGTGACGGAAACGGCTGATGGTTCAAGCGAGGCCGTGGCCGTTACCGTGACCGGGGAAGGGACCGTAACGGTTCCGCCCGCAAGCAGCGTTACTGCCGCCCTGACCAATGACTACACCTTCACCACCGGAACCCTCGCCGTTAGAAAGGACATCGCCGGGGCCGGGGCAGGACGGCAGGGGGTCGTCACACTGCAGGTGACCTGCACCGCTGCAGGCGCGACGGTCCTGAACGAGACCGTGACCGTTGCAGCCGGCACCACTGAGCCGACCACCGAGGAGTTCGAGGACCTGCCTGCGGGAGCCACCTGCACGGTCACCGAGACCGCCAACGGCGCCACCACCGAGGTCAGCGTCACCACTGTGGTTGATCCAGCGGGCGGGACTGTCACCATCCCTGCCGACGGCGGCGCGGAAGTGGTTTTCACGGATACCTACACAGTGAACCCCGGTGCCCTGACCGTGGACAAGGTGATCGCCGGCCCGGCAGCCCGGGAGCAGGGTCCCATCACGGTCGAGGTCGTCTGCACCGCAGACGGAGAAGAGGTGGTCCGGCAGGAAATCACCATCGCAGCAGGCGCCGAAGGAACCGTTCCCGGCACAGTCAGCGAAATTCCGGAAGGTGCCAGCTGCGCGGTCACCGAACCAGCAACAGGTGAAACGTCCACGGTGGGTGTCACAGTGGACCTGCCCGAAGACGTGACCATAGCCGCCGGGGAAACGGCGGAAGCCACCGTCACCAATACCTACGCCGTGAACCCGGGCTCCCTGACCGTCACCAAAGTCATCGCCGGTAATGCGGCTGGAAACCAGGATTCGGTGGAGGTCGATGTCCTATGCACCCTGGACGGGGTGACGGTGTTTGAGGAGATCTCACAGGTTCCGGCCGGAACCACCGAAGACGTGGGCGCGGTGTTCTCGAATATCCCGGCAGGCGCCTCCTGCGCCATTACGGAACCGGTGACCGGAGCCACTGCGGCAGTCACCGTGGACACTGATTTGCCCGGCGACGTCGAAATCCTGGCGGGCGATACCGTCGACACCACGGTGACGAATACATATGCGTTCCTCCCGGGCACGCTTGCGGTCACAAAGGTCATTACCGGTGAGGCAGCGGGGGAGCAGGGGGAGATTATCCTGCAGGTCCGGTGCGGACCGGACGGCTCGGTGCTGGACGAAACCGTAAGGATCCCTGCCGGCGCCACGGGGGACGTGACCGCTGAATTCGATGGTCTGGCTGCGGGCAGTGAATGCACGGTGACGGAGATAGCCAGCGGGGCTACGTCTGCGGTGCAAGTGGTCTCGGCCCTTCCGGCTCCGGTCACCATCCCCGCCAGGGGTACCGCCACGGCAGAGGTGTCCAATACGTTCAGCTTCGCAGCGGGTCCGGGTCCGGCGGATCGGCCGGCACCGGCCGGGTACAAGCCGAGCCGGCCGTACCTGCCTGCCACCGGGCTGGAGGTATCCGCCGGTGCCTATCTGGCGCTGGGCGCGGGGCTGTGCCTGATCGGCGGCCTGGGGATCTTCCTCGGCCGGCGTCCGGAAGAGGAGAACTAG
- the dnaG gene encoding DNA primase: protein MAGLIKREDIDEVRLRTDIKAVIDGYVTLKSAGIGSFKGLCPFHDERSPSFHVRPQVGTYHCFGCGESGDVISFVQKMDHGTFSETVEKLAARLGYELHYEDGGTGPRREDVGKRQRLLDAHKVAAEFFRSQLGTQGAAAARNFLQERGFDPAAAEHFGVGYAPQGWDSLLKHLTAKGFTREELAETGMFSTGSDASRFYDRFRGRLIWPIRDLTGAVIGFGARKLYEDDQGPKYLNTPETPLYKKSQVLYGIDLAKRDIAKTRQLVVVEGYTDVMACHLAGITTAVATCGTAFGTDHIKIARRLLSDDGTGGEVIFTFDGDAAGQKAALRAFEEDQRFTAQTYVAVDPNGMDPCDIRQTHGDSAVAELISSRRPLFEFAIRSTLRKFDLNTVEGRVSALRAAAPVVADIRDPAMRPAYARELAGWLGTDVDDVSRAVNAAAKRGTAGPGGDNAGQAAPAGRRQEGQPGRQQYGQRGGQQGGGQQQYGQQRGGQQQYGRRDEQSPRQWQGQQSEQQEPERSSGFSRPNPNDPAARMERQALEVALQQPGMLDAGQWERFKAARFTVPAYVAVHDAIRAAGEAGTAPAAWVERVREELPEPMRGFVSELAVTPLPARDADALALYCRDILNRLFELQVTHLKAEKLGQLQRLDPNADPELFHQLNRELMELEMQRRALRGDQ, encoded by the coding sequence ATGGCCGGACTGATCAAGCGTGAAGACATAGATGAAGTGCGGCTGCGCACTGATATCAAGGCCGTGATCGATGGTTACGTGACCCTGAAATCGGCGGGTATCGGCTCCTTTAAGGGGTTGTGCCCTTTCCACGACGAGCGCTCGCCGTCCTTCCATGTCCGTCCGCAGGTGGGCACCTACCACTGCTTCGGCTGCGGTGAGAGCGGCGACGTCATCTCCTTTGTGCAGAAGATGGACCACGGCACCTTCTCCGAAACGGTGGAGAAACTCGCCGCCCGGCTCGGCTACGAACTGCACTACGAAGACGGCGGCACCGGACCCCGCCGCGAAGACGTGGGCAAGCGCCAGCGCCTGCTTGATGCGCACAAGGTAGCGGCAGAGTTCTTCCGCAGCCAGCTCGGCACCCAGGGAGCCGCCGCGGCCCGGAACTTCCTCCAGGAACGCGGCTTCGACCCGGCAGCAGCGGAGCACTTCGGGGTCGGCTATGCCCCGCAGGGCTGGGATTCGCTGCTCAAGCACCTCACGGCCAAGGGCTTCACCCGCGAGGAACTCGCCGAAACCGGAATGTTCTCCACCGGCTCGGACGCCTCCCGGTTCTACGACCGCTTCCGCGGCCGGCTCATCTGGCCCATCCGGGACCTCACCGGCGCCGTTATCGGCTTCGGCGCACGCAAGCTCTACGAAGACGACCAGGGCCCCAAGTACCTCAACACCCCCGAAACGCCGCTTTACAAGAAATCGCAGGTCCTTTACGGCATCGACCTGGCCAAGCGGGACATTGCCAAGACCCGGCAGCTGGTGGTCGTGGAAGGCTACACCGACGTTATGGCGTGCCACCTGGCCGGCATCACCACCGCCGTCGCCACCTGCGGCACTGCCTTCGGCACCGACCACATCAAGATCGCCCGCCGGCTGCTCTCCGACGACGGCACCGGGGGAGAGGTCATCTTCACCTTCGACGGCGACGCCGCGGGACAGAAGGCGGCACTGCGCGCCTTCGAAGAGGACCAGCGGTTCACTGCCCAGACCTACGTGGCCGTGGACCCCAACGGCATGGACCCTTGCGACATCCGCCAGACGCACGGCGACTCCGCGGTTGCCGAACTGATCTCTTCCCGCCGCCCGCTGTTCGAGTTCGCTATCCGCTCCACGCTGCGTAAGTTCGACCTCAACACCGTGGAGGGCCGCGTTTCCGCACTGCGCGCCGCGGCGCCGGTGGTGGCGGACATCCGTGACCCGGCCATGCGGCCCGCGTACGCGCGGGAACTCGCGGGGTGGCTCGGGACCGACGTCGACGACGTCAGCCGTGCGGTCAATGCCGCTGCCAAGCGCGGAACGGCAGGTCCGGGCGGAGACAATGCCGGACAGGCAGCACCGGCAGGGCGGCGCCAGGAAGGGCAGCCGGGGCGGCAGCAATACGGCCAGCGCGGCGGCCAGCAGGGCGGGGGTCAGCAGCAGTACGGCCAGCAGCGTGGGGGCCAGCAGCAGTACGGCCGGCGCGATGAGCAATCGCCGCGGCAGTGGCAGGGGCAGCAGAGCGAGCAGCAGGAGCCGGAGCGTTCATCCGGGTTCAGCCGTCCCAACCCGAATGATCCCGCCGCCCGGATGGAACGGCAGGCGCTGGAAGTCGCCCTGCAGCAGCCGGGCATGCTCGACGCCGGACAGTGGGAACGCTTCAAGGCGGCCCGGTTCACGGTTCCGGCCTATGTGGCTGTCCATGACGCAATCCGTGCTGCCGGTGAAGCCGGAACCGCGCCCGCCGCCTGGGTGGAACGGGTGCGGGAGGAACTGCCGGAGCCGATGCGCGGTTTCGTCAGCGAGCTGGCCGTGACGCCGCTGCCGGCCCGGGACGCCGATGCGCTGGCCCTGTACTGCCGGGACATTTTGAACCGGCTCTTCGAGCTCCAGGTGACGCACCTCAAGGCCGAAAAGCTGGGGCAGCTGCAGCGCCTGGATCCGAACGCCGATCCGGAACTGTTCCACCAGCTCAACCGTGAGCTCATGGAGCTGGAGATGCAGCGCCGGGCCCTGCGGGGAGACCAGTAA
- a CDS encoding NUDIX domain-containing protein, with amino-acid sequence MVNQVRKVVCYAVQQGHLLVFTHKEVPLEVTGVQVPAGTIRPGEKAADAAVRELREETGLPGKVAAYLGESRYDLRPMRQEIATRHFFLLEVPSMDPAARWDAGEPDPEHGGPPAAWTCWWMPLSQAHVLAAGLGAMLGGLGQHKKDPRPA; translated from the coding sequence ATGGTCAATCAGGTCCGGAAAGTCGTCTGCTATGCGGTGCAGCAGGGCCACCTGCTGGTTTTCACCCACAAGGAGGTGCCCCTGGAAGTCACGGGCGTGCAGGTTCCGGCGGGAACGATCCGGCCCGGTGAAAAGGCGGCCGATGCCGCAGTCCGCGAGCTGCGGGAGGAAACCGGGTTACCCGGCAAGGTTGCGGCATATCTCGGCGAGTCCCGGTACGACCTGCGGCCGATGCGCCAGGAGATTGCGACCCGGCACTTCTTCCTGCTGGAGGTTCCGTCCATGGATCCGGCCGCCCGCTGGGACGCCGGCGAGCCGGATCCGGAGCACGGCGGGCCACCCGCAGCCTGGACCTGCTGGTGGATGCCGCTGAGCCAGGCCCACGTCCTCGCCGCGGGCCTCGGCGCAATGCTTGGCGGGCTCGGGCAGCACAAAAAAGACCCCCGACCTGCATAG
- a CDS encoding NADP-dependent malic enzyme: MPTPETASPAPVAANLNSADPITAEEILAAHEGGKLSVETRLPLDSKRALSIAYTPGVAQVSRAIAADPELAATHTWASRLVVVVSDGTAVLGLGDIGAAASLPVMEGKSALFRTFGGLNSIPLVLDTTNVDEIIETLVRLRPSYGAVNLEDISAPRCFELEQRLIEALDCPVMHDDQHGTAIVVLAALRNAARVTGRELRNLRVVISGAGAAGVACANILLEAGIADVVVLDSQGIVSGSRSGLTSIKADLAARTNPRGVDGGTAEALKGADVFIGVSSGTVSEEVLSGMAPEAIIFALSNPDPEVHPDIARRHAAVVATGRSDFPNQINNVLAFPGVFRGALDSGCRRITARMKVAAAAAIADLVGEDLRAEYIVPSALDPRVAPAVAAAVAAASG; the protein is encoded by the coding sequence ATGCCTACACCTGAAACTGCTTCACCCGCGCCCGTCGCCGCCAATTTGAACAGTGCCGATCCCATTACGGCCGAAGAAATCCTTGCCGCGCACGAGGGAGGGAAACTCTCCGTGGAAACCCGGCTGCCGCTGGATTCCAAGCGGGCTCTGTCCATTGCCTACACGCCGGGTGTCGCCCAGGTCAGCCGGGCCATCGCCGCCGACCCGGAACTGGCCGCAACCCACACCTGGGCCTCCCGGCTGGTGGTGGTGGTCAGCGACGGCACCGCCGTCCTGGGGCTGGGGGATATCGGTGCCGCCGCATCCCTGCCGGTGATGGAAGGGAAATCTGCACTCTTCCGCACCTTCGGCGGCCTGAACTCGATTCCGTTGGTGCTGGATACCACCAACGTGGACGAAATCATCGAAACCCTCGTCAGGCTGCGGCCCAGCTACGGAGCCGTGAACCTGGAAGATATCTCCGCGCCGCGCTGCTTCGAACTGGAGCAGCGGTTGATCGAAGCGCTGGACTGCCCCGTAATGCACGACGACCAGCACGGCACCGCCATTGTGGTGCTGGCGGCACTGCGCAATGCCGCCCGGGTGACCGGCCGGGAACTGCGGAACCTGCGGGTGGTGATTTCCGGCGCCGGCGCGGCCGGGGTCGCATGCGCCAATATCCTGCTGGAAGCGGGAATCGCCGACGTCGTTGTGCTGGACTCACAGGGCATCGTTTCGGGTTCCCGGAGCGGGCTCACCAGCATCAAGGCGGACCTGGCTGCCCGGACCAACCCCCGGGGCGTCGACGGCGGCACGGCCGAGGCGCTGAAGGGAGCAGACGTTTTTATCGGCGTCTCCTCAGGAACGGTTTCGGAGGAAGTCCTTTCGGGCATGGCACCCGAGGCCATCATCTTCGCCCTGTCCAACCCCGATCCTGAAGTCCATCCGGACATCGCCCGCCGCCACGCCGCCGTCGTCGCCACCGGCCGCAGCGACTTCCCGAACCAGATCAACAACGTCCTCGCCTTTCCGGGCGTGTTCCGAGGCGCGCTGGACAGCGGCTGCCGTCGGATCACCGCCCGGATGAAGGTTGCCGCGGCTGCGGCAATCGCGGATCTCGTGGGGGAGGACCTGCGGGCGGAATACATCGTCCCCAGCGCGTTGGATCCCCGGGTGGCACCTGCCGTGGCAGCAGCGGTCGCGGCGGCATCAGGATAA
- a CDS encoding sugar porter family MFS transporter: MGATQPGPNKGGSERVAHPGKVIGVTVAAAVGGLLFGFDTAVINGAVDAIGEEFTLSPGILGFTVAITLLGCAAGAWFAGQLADKLGRKLVMVGAAVLFAANSVGSALAFSEWDLMLWRLVGGLAIGTASVIAPGYIAEVAPAKWRGALGSVQQLAITIGIFAALLSDAFLANTAGSALGELWWGLPAWRWMLLVGVVPAIVYGVLALTIPESPQYLVRKNRDAEAAKVLTSISGVTDTDRKIADIRDSFKSPQPTFRDLRGPKFGLQPILWVGMAIAAFQQLVGINAIFYYSTTLWKSVGFSESDSFTTSVITSIVNVLMTLVAIAFVDRIGRRKLLMIGSAGMFVGLLAATVSFFQAVDVDGEVSLPGIWGPVALVGANLFVVFFAATWGPVMWVTLGEVFPNNIRSLALGLGAMVNWIFNFIVTLAFPWVSDNFGVWIMYAIFTAFAVLSFWFVKTKLPELSGRELEDREGLETS; the protein is encoded by the coding sequence ATGGGCGCGACGCAGCCAGGACCTAACAAAGGCGGATCCGAACGGGTGGCCCACCCCGGCAAGGTGATTGGTGTCACCGTTGCCGCAGCGGTGGGCGGATTGCTCTTCGGGTTCGATACTGCAGTGATCAACGGCGCGGTGGATGCCATCGGCGAGGAATTCACCCTCAGCCCGGGCATCCTGGGCTTTACCGTGGCCATCACGCTGCTCGGCTGTGCTGCCGGTGCATGGTTTGCCGGCCAACTGGCGGACAAGCTGGGCCGCAAATTGGTTATGGTCGGTGCCGCCGTGCTGTTTGCGGCCAACTCCGTGGGCTCGGCACTGGCCTTCTCCGAGTGGGACCTCATGCTCTGGCGGCTGGTCGGCGGCCTGGCCATCGGTACCGCGTCCGTCATCGCCCCCGGCTACATTGCCGAAGTTGCCCCCGCCAAATGGCGCGGCGCGCTGGGTTCAGTCCAGCAGCTGGCAATCACGATCGGCATCTTTGCCGCCCTGCTCTCCGACGCCTTCCTGGCGAACACCGCAGGCAGCGCGCTCGGTGAACTGTGGTGGGGCCTGCCGGCCTGGCGCTGGATGCTGCTGGTCGGCGTCGTCCCCGCCATTGTCTACGGTGTCCTGGCGCTGACCATTCCGGAATCCCCGCAGTACCTGGTCCGGAAAAACCGCGACGCGGAAGCCGCCAAGGTGCTCACCTCCATCTCCGGTGTGACGGATACGGACCGCAAGATCGCCGACATCCGCGACAGCTTCAAGAGCCCGCAGCCGACGTTCCGGGACCTGCGCGGACCCAAGTTCGGCCTGCAGCCCATTCTCTGGGTGGGCATGGCCATCGCCGCGTTCCAGCAGCTGGTCGGCATCAACGCGATCTTCTACTACTCCACCACCCTGTGGAAGTCCGTAGGCTTCAGCGAGAGCGATTCCTTTACGACGTCGGTGATCACCTCGATCGTGAACGTGCTGATGACCCTGGTAGCGATTGCCTTCGTGGACCGCATCGGCCGGCGCAAGCTGCTGATGATCGGCTCCGCCGGTATGTTCGTGGGCCTGCTGGCAGCCACGGTTTCGTTCTTCCAGGCCGTGGACGTAGACGGCGAAGTCTCCCTGCCCGGTATCTGGGGCCCGGTGGCCCTGGTGGGCGCAAACCTCTTCGTGGTCTTCTTTGCGGCCACTTGGGGTCCGGTCATGTGGGTGACGCTGGGCGAGGTCTTCCCGAACAACATCCGGTCCCTGGCCCTGGGCCTGGGCGCCATGGTCAACTGGATCTTCAATTTCATTGTTACCCTTGCCTTCCCGTGGGTCAGCGATAACTTCGGGGTCTGGATTATGTACGCCATCTTTACCGCGTTCGCGGTGCTGTCCTTCTGGTTCGTGAAGACCAAACTTCCCGAGCTGTCCGGCCGCGAGCTCGAGGACCGTGAGGGCCTCGAAACGTCCTGA
- a CDS encoding phage holin family protein encodes MNRSASTRTQRTAGSSSLVGLAKVMARLTPRQLNDEFALATAEMKQKGIKAGIAAAFMVVALLMVAALAISLLVAGILALSLVLPGWLAALLVAALFLVIAGIAGLIGYSRFKKTLPLLPEEAIRGIRYDVGVLKEGRSFDPATLDKPKEPKEKKDKKAEKDDKPEGPKQPTPEELRTRARQRREHLAAVRDGLGEKVDVKARIQELKSRRAAASRGKEASTAGPSTSDDVLAMIKERWQPLSVMAASLLALLLMSRRLARK; translated from the coding sequence ATGAACCGCTCCGCTAGCACTCGGACACAGCGAACGGCGGGAAGCTCGTCGCTGGTTGGGCTGGCGAAGGTCATGGCCCGCCTGACGCCGCGTCAGCTGAATGACGAGTTCGCCCTCGCCACAGCCGAAATGAAGCAAAAGGGCATCAAGGCAGGCATTGCTGCGGCCTTTATGGTCGTGGCTCTGCTTATGGTTGCCGCACTGGCCATTTCGCTGCTGGTAGCCGGCATCCTGGCACTGTCGCTGGTCCTGCCGGGCTGGCTGGCCGCCCTGCTGGTCGCCGCACTGTTCCTGGTGATCGCAGGCATCGCCGGACTCATTGGCTACAGCCGCTTCAAGAAGACCCTCCCGCTGCTTCCTGAGGAAGCCATCCGCGGCATCCGCTACGACGTCGGCGTGCTGAAGGAAGGCCGCAGCTTCGATCCGGCCACACTGGACAAGCCCAAGGAACCGAAGGAAAAGAAGGACAAGAAGGCCGAGAAGGACGACAAGCCTGAAGGTCCGAAGCAGCCCACTCCCGAGGAACTGCGCACCCGTGCGCGGCAGCGCCGCGAGCACCTCGCTGCGGTCCGTGACGGGCTCGGCGAGAAGGTGGACGTCAAGGCGCGCATCCAGGAGCTGAAGTCCCGCCGTGCTGCCGCATCCCGCGGCAAGGAAGCCAGCACCGCCGGTCCCTCCACGTCCGACGATGTGCTGGCCATGATCAAGGAACGCTGGCAGCCGCTCTCGGTAATGGCCGCCTCCCTGCTGGCACTGCTCCTCATGTCCCGTCGGCTCGCGCGAAAGTAA